Below is a window of Sus scrofa isolate TJ Tabasco breed Duroc chromosome 3, Sscrofa11.1, whole genome shotgun sequence DNA.
GTGTAAGCACGTCCCCAGCAGCGCCTAGAACCACTGCTTCTTCATGACCGGGGGGAGCCACTCTCTCTCCGGTTGTCCGTAAAAAGAGCCAGCTGGGTCATGGAACCAAAGAGAAGCCCATGCTGCTTACTCATTTAACCGAGGGGTAGACAGAGCCTCTTTggagaaaagagtaaagaaagcACAGGGTCCCAGGTGTCTGAGAGGCAGGAAGTCCTTCCCCGAGAGCTGGCGGAGCTGGGCGGGTGCTGTCACCTGGCCCTTGACAGCAGCTCCGCTGGGTGGCTGCTGCCCGCCTTCTCCTCTCAGTGTGGGAGTGGCTGCCTCCAGTCCGAGAGTTTCGCAGGTCGGCCTCGTGGAGCCGTATCATGAAATCCTGGCtcctcaggggtgggggggtgaatgAGGATCGGCCACCTGCCTCTACGCGGATCGAAtcccgagccactgcagctgccggccttcaacaccccctgaaaggagctccgGGTGGAGAGcaaggccctctgtgctctggggaaactaGCAGAATAGGCcttcagatagatagatagctatTTTCGAGGGATTTTATGGGCCCAGTTCTAGCACCTCCTCGAACCTCGAAAAGCACTAACATCCTTCAGGGTGACGTCCGCTCCTTGTGAGCGGCAGTGACCTTCGTGAGGCCAGCAGCGACCTCCTGCACCGTGTGTGCTGGTGGCCTGACCTCCCCTCCACCCACATCGCATGCATCCTGCCCTCGCCCTGGCCTCTCTGCAGTGGGTTCCCAGCGTTCCTGAAATGCTgccctcccaggctatagtccccattttgccccaaataaaaccgAACTCTCAGCGTTTAGGTCCTGCCGATTATTTAAGTTGACAGTAGCGAGAAGCCTccgagagaggagggagaagggggcctccctggccccagcccctctTCCGTGCAGGGAGGCACAGACGGAGATACACACGGAGCTCCGTCTTCACTGAAGCCTCTGTCCCCTAAGAACTTTCTCTTCCTTGAACAcctaattctattttctttatccacacaCCACGGAGATAATTTTCACTTTCAGTCTCATTTTCCCAGGCTCTGCCCCTCACAGAGTCTTTGCTCTATGGGCTCTTGAACAGTCTCTGGACTTGTCTTCTGAAGCACGAGCTGCATCGCCCAGTCAAAGAGTCTCGTGATCTGCTCCGGCCAAGCCGGACCAGGTCAGCTGCACCTTCGTCACCTGCACGGTTCATGGAAACATAGATCCTGGCTCAGGGTCCAGGGCTGGGCCCAGGCCACAGACACCCCACGTGGCCCTCATCAACCTGCTGTGGGACCAGTGCTTGGGGGGCAGGAGCCCCTCGGCTCCGCACAGAAACCCtggtcccagcccccaccccggccaGGCCCAGGCCACCCACTGCTCATGTCCTTCCCCCCGAACGTCCTGTTCTCTGAAAGCAGCCCGCCTccgcccctcccctctgcctggtCAGCTACCTCCATCAGCTGCACCCACACCCTGACCCCCTGCCACCCAGTGACCCAATCCTGAGAGGCTGCCAGGGTCTCCACGCTCACTGTCCTGCAGCACTGCTTACAAGGACATATGCTATTAGGGGCTTCTCGACCAGGAGGTCCCCAGCCCCTcaaggtcacagacttggccGTCCTCATCCCAGCAGAATCAGCCTCCACATGGACTCGAGTTGCCAACAAGCttcctgaagaaaatgaaagctttCTCCTTGACTCCAGTGCTTGTACAATATAGAAATGATTTCACGGTGACTTTAAGTTCCTGGATGGAGCCCTTGGGTATAACCGCTTCAGACCTGCCGGGAACCCAGGTGCAGGCCTGACAGCATCCACTTCCCTTCCATTGTTCCCAGAAGCCACATCAGCTCCTGGGTGGAAGCAGAGACAATGGCAGCCGGGAGCGCAGGGGGCCAGAGGCTGGCAGAGGGCAGGTCCACCACAGAAGGCCTGGGACTTCCTGGACAACCCTGGCTGCCAGCCGCCTGGGCTAACCCAAGTTGGGGGAGGGTTAGAGTCTGGAAGATCAGAAAGGGGAGGCCGAGCCCGGTCCTCGCTCCTTCGGCGCTTCGGGGAGAGATGGTGAACCTTCCTGGACTTCTTAAAAACAGGTAACAGGAATTCCAACTCTCACAGAAAGAGCACATGCATTACATAACAGAGGTGTGCAGAGAAAATCAGAGGTGGAATCCGGGTACATATCATTACTTCCTAAATAGTAACTGtttatgccccccccccaaaaagtaaATGAGTAGGTAGGTCCCTTTCAGCTGTAAGAGGTGAACATCAGGCCAGCAGGTGAAGaggaaaagcagcacagagcCCTGGGTCTCGCCTGGCTTGGTGGCAGGGTGGTtgtgggggtgggtaggggggCAGTGAGGGGGGAGTTAGGACCAGGATGGAAGGAAGCATGTAGGTAGCTCCCAGAGACGCACGTGTGGGTGGGAAAATTCTCAAGAGCAGAGAAGAGGGACAAGCACAGCTCCCTCCCTCCGTCTCAGAAGCTCTGCTGCCTCCAGACCCGCATGCATGCACTGGTCTTAGACCAAGGCTACAAGTTCATGCACTTGTCTTAAATCAACTGCCCCGGGCCGACTCTGACCCTTCATGGTCTGCTTCTGCGGCCACAAGTCATTTTTCAGAAGCTCATCAGCTACAAAGAAAAACAGGACACTCTTGGCCACGAGGACACGGACTTTCAAGGAGGCAATGCCCTGTGGTGACCCTGTCCTGAGTccaggcagagccaggacacAACGGGGCCTCTTGCCAGCAGGAACCGTGCTTTGGAACTGAGAGAGACAGATGGACAGGGTGTCTCTGCAGAGAccagagcagaaagaaaacagcttAGGGCTCAAAAGGGACAGATCTTGGGGCTGGCGTCCCATCCTTGTAACTCAGGCAAGGTCACAGGGGAGACATTAGATAATataagaactatatatatatatttgcttttttagggctgtatctgcggcatatggaggttcccagcctaggggtcaaatcgcagctacaACTttcgggctacaccacagccacagcaacgccagatccaagcagcatctgcgacctacaccacagctcatgacagcaccagattcttaacccactgagcaaggccacagatcaaacccacatcctcctgggtacTGGTGGGGTTTGTAACCTGATGAACCCAAATCAGAACTCCCAATATACCGTAATTTATGatgagtttttgaaaaaaatacactaaatgcAAAACTAtgtattttgtgtgtatatatatgtgtgtgtgcgtgtaacAGAGACTGTATAGAcctcacatatataatatatacatatatattgtatataacatatattatacgttcacatacacaaacacattaTATACACATGAAGACTTTGAAAGCCCTGAGGACTTTGGAAAGCTTCAGACATCATTCTAAGCCTCCCCTTCCCACGGTGTAAAGTCAAGGAATAAACTCATTTGGCTTCAAGCTAAATTAAATTAATCTTGTCAAACCGATTCATTAAACTTgcctaggaaataaaaaaatcaaacctccaggatagaaaaatgaaaatagtttctTAAGATTTTATCAGCTACGCAAACGTCTCCTGCAACTTGAGTCGTTCCAAGTTAATGAAGGGGCCACAGgcttttcaaaaggaaaactcccaaagaagCAATCCATCTCCCCTTTTTATAGGTGGCCTTTGGCGACAGACCTGTTACCTTACTCAAGCTTCCATCTCAAACAGACACTTATTTTCTTCTCGACAATCTCTAGGCCTGTCCTTCCGGGGACAGGCAAACTTTCAGAGTTTCTCCATGTGGCACAGGGTTAGGAATCATTCTTCCTTCCACTGTGCAACCCGAGCTGACCTTCTCGGGCAGGACGTGCTGAGTTAAATGACCCCGTGACACCCCCTCTGCAGGGAGATGTGCCCAGAAACGGTGCCTGGGCTTCAGAGCCATGGTGACAGAGGGTGACGGGGTCCTCAGACAGGCGAGTCCTACTGAGGCAGACGTGGGCTTTTCTGACCCCCTTTATTCTAATTACATCTTGGTGGCTCAACACTGTTATGGCATAAGCTGGACACACACCCCTGCTGTCCAGGACAGACAGACGTACAGCCATCCCTTTTATGACATACGACTGGACTGGCTGTGACGGCCACTGATGACAGCGACGTTAATAGTTCCGCTCTTTGGCTGTAGTTTTAGAAACAGATGCACGAATGACCCTCTCAAACTAAAGGATAGTGTCATTGTTTTGGCAAGAGGCCCACTCCCTGACACGGGCGAGAAAGCGGAACAGAAAGCTGAAGAGAAGCACCATCTGTGTCAGGCCTGGGAGCTCCAGAAAAAGGCGGGCACTCAGAGAGGGGGCCGGCCCCTGGCAGGGGCTCCGCGTCTGCAGAGATCACGCAGGGCACGCAGAGAGAAGGCGCTGCAGGAGGCAGAAAGTTCCATTCTGAGGGCAGCAGAAGGTCCGTATGTCTATCCGCCCGCAGGTGACCTGAGTACGGCTGAGGTAACTGTCCCGCATGCATCATCCTTGCTATTCCAAGAGGGATCCCTGCTGTGGGTTCTCGGTATCCCCCTCATCCTAGGTTGAAGCCCTGACCCCCCTCCAATGTCagggtatttggaggtggggcctccgGGAGGTGTTAGGTTCAGATGACGTCATGAGTCTCCGGCCCCCACAGTGGGGTTTGCGTACTGATAACAAGAGCCCAGGGCTTCCTGTCTCCAGGTGAAGGCCACaatgagaaggcagccatctggaCACCAGGAAGCAGGTCTCACCAGAACCCGACCAAACAGAACACACCAGCATTGAATCCAGACACCCAGGCTCCAGAACTATGAGTTCAAGGTCTGTTTCACTCCTCGATCAGTGGCATTACTCCGTTACAGTAGCCTGAACTGAGACAGCCCCGCGACGAAACCTAAGATGCTGAGATCCCACCCACCCCTTTAAAGTCCAGGCTGAACCCAAGCCTGAACTGCCCCTTCACCCCCAGAACTCCTGCACAAAGTCCCATCTTCTGACTCCCCTGCATCCAGGGAGCTAACAGGTGAGCACAGGGAAAACGCCAGACCACATGACTTCTGCGGCCCGGGAGCATCTTCTCAGCCGATGGGCAGTGGCTGGTCCACGCCGCCCGCCCCAGCCTGAACTGGGCAGCCCCCGCCGCGTACTCACGTCCAGGGACTCGAGGCAGTACCAGCAGAAGGCGTGCTTGCAGTTCTTACACATCATCTGGGCACACCCTTCGTCCCGCTCGATGTAGACCTTGCACTTAGGGCAGCGTTTGATGGGCGCGTCGTCCTCCTCCAGCTTGAACGCAGAGCTGCAGGGAAGAAACAAATTCTATCAGGCTCTGCTCCACGGGCCcggcggggggcgcgggggaACCTGCCGATGCCAGCACCTGCTACGCTGGAAGCATTAGCTTAACTAGAGGCACTGCGGTCACCAATCATTAAACGAGGTAAGTTGAAACCAAAGAATCTCCAACTCTGGAAAATAATCATCAAAAAACTGAATCAGCCAGTCTGACTTAGGGGGAAAAAGAACAAGATCAGCACATAGAGACAAACAAGAGAAACTAGGGCAGAAGGCTGACAGCGAAAGTCTCTGAGTCACGGGATTCGGGCCAAACGCCAGGTCCTTATTCCTATAGTTGTGTGCTTTCCAAAGGGTTGATAATAAATTATGTGCTCTTTgctattatcagaaaaaaaaaaaggaatgttaaacaaacacacactgatggaactagagattctcacactaagtgaaaagtaaatcagaaagagaaagacagacaccgtatgatatcacttatatgtggaatctaaaatacggcacacgtgaacctgtctacagaacagaaacagactcagacatggagaacagacttgtggttgctatggaggggaggagtgggatgggcttggagtttggggttcatagacgcaaactgttccatttagaatggataccaatgaggtcctgctatatgtatagcgcagggaacccGATCCAATCACCTGCTGGAGATATATGAGAGAGACATTATGTATagacatatgactgggtcactttgctgcacagcagaaatcaacagaataatgtgaatcaactataatttaaaaattaaatacacccACGCACACACTAACGGCTTAGGAAGATCTACTTGGCTCCTCTGTACAGCGTCACTTTCCTGATTGGTCTGGGTGGCCCTGCAGTGGCGAGCATGGCAGGACTGAAGCCTGGGGTCAAGAGCTGGCTCTTCTGACACCATCTGGGTGGCAAGGTCTCTGAGCCCCAGTCCCCCGTCCGTGTGAGCCTGATGGTTCAGGTTATGCATGAGGAGCACAGGGCAATGCCCGGTGTGTGCGAAGTGCCCAACAAATGAAAGCAATGATTCTCCACTGCTCATCAAAGGATGACCTGCGGTCTTTTAGGTTTgactctagaaagatgtccaccCCATgctactcattttatttttgtttttatttatttttttggctgtgcctgtgatagctgcaagttcccaggccagggatcgaacctgcactgtGGCAGCGGCAATGCCCGATCTtgaacctgttgagccaccagggaactccacgcaTGCTATTAATCTTAAAAAGGAAGCTAAAAAATGAAGGGAATCCTCTGGAAGAAGCGGCCAAGGGCGGTCGTCCCTGGTGATGGGGCATGTTTGCTATATTGTGTGAACTCACTGCGTCTACTCAACATCACTGGGAGAAAAATGACCTTCCCTTGGGGCGAGGAGCTTTTTCAGAACCTAAGGCGTTCACATATACCCATTCACCGAAACTGAGCAAATGCTGGCATTTTGAGTGCATTCTGGCTCTTCCACAAGCATCACAGTGCACGTGAGGGTTAAATACAGCCTCACTTTGCACTAACCTGAGCTTCCACAGGATCATGCCCTTGGGATTTTCCCGTTTGCTCACCAGCACAAGGAGACCAGTTAAGAAGCACCGGAAGGAAGAAGCATGGCCTTGGAGTTAGCGGGTCTGGAGACAGGCACACAAGGCCTGGCAGTGCTACGTGTGTCTCATCAGTCTCTTTGCCCTCGGACATGAGGCAAACTGCATCCACATCAGAGGGGGTGATGGAGATGAAAAAAGCTTTCGTGTACTGAGCACACAGAAACCAGCACATCTCTAGCAATCACTCAATAAATGGTGGTTGTCAGTAATACCGTTACTGAAATGCAATAAAACGGTCTCCAGCTCAAATCTGTCTCTAATTTAACAGCAAACTGCAGACCAACCTGGCTGCCCAGAACGTGATCTACAAGGAACCTGGGTTGTCACAACATGTGCAAACGCTTCCAGAGACTGGAGGAGATGCCAGCTGCCCCCCTGGAATGAGCTTGATGTTTAGCAAGCGCCCAAAGTCACGAGGCATCCAGTGCCCAGATCAAGGTTGACTCTCAGGTTGGATAACATTTCAGTTTGAAAGCCAAATATGCCCTTAAAATAGTGCAACCGATTTTCTCACGTGGCTCATAAGATataccctttttttctttttagagccacacctgcagcacttggaggttcccaggatagggatcaaatctgagctgcagctgccggcctacgccacagccacagatccgagacgaatctgcaaccgacacctcagctcatggcaatgctggatccttaacccactcagcaaggctagggatcgaacccgcatcctcatggatgctagtcaggttcataacccactgagccacaacaggaactccactcataagataattttgaagaaaaagccCTGATTGGAAGGAATATGCATGGAGTATGGGGAGTCCCTTTCAGGGTGCTTTCCGAGGAGAAATAGTTAAATTATGAATGTTCTAGGGCACTAAGGTGTGAAATTTACATGGTAGTGTCGCTGATGTTCAAACAGTTTCTGGAACCTGAATTACATTCCAAATGATTACTAGCAACAGCTCTAACTATGAACTCAAATTTGTGAAGGCAGGGAGGAGTCCGGACAGTTTCATCACACTCTACATGCGCTGATGTCTTTAAGGAAGAAcatacaacatgaatgaaacttgtCAGGTGGTGGGTGGGAATGGGGGATAAAGGGAGAGttaatcaaaagggaaaaaattacacTCAAAAATAACCAAGGGTGCGCTCCGTTATAAATGATACCTGATGGTCAGCCTAGGGACTAGGGAGACAAGGGGGAGTGGTGAGGACTGTGGCCAAGTAAAGATTCCAGAAACCCCTTGTAAAGAGGGGGCTGCTGCTCAGCTCAGCTGACTGTCTCCAAGTGGGAATGCCATTCTATGTGGCTGGATAAGccagaaattcagatttttataaGAAATCTTTAGGttttcaatttctacaaaaagagATTTGTGAATTCTTATTTAAATTGCCcttgtgtccctttttttttttttttttaggttgcacagcctcatttttttcattttgttggttcCTATTCTTTGTAAGGTGTGTCACGAGGGACTTACTACTCACATACAGCATGACATTGTGACGTGACTGTGGCCCTCGGGCAGTGACCTACATGAGACCAGCGCATGGGGGATGAAGAAACACAAAGAATCAGGCTCCCAACAGCCACCCCCTGCATCCTAGGAAGGTTTTATGATTTTAAGCGTCCCTCCTCCATCCCACAGGAGTGGGACACTGGCTCTTCCTGACTCCTCGGCTCCCTGCTTCCAGAACGGAAGCCCCCTCACTCACTAAATGGGGGGCTTCTCTTCTCTTAAACAGTCACCTGCTGGCTTCACAGGGGCACTTCCCCCCGGGGCACTTCCCCCGCCTGCCCTCTGTGTGCTTCTTTGCCAGCCTGGAAATccagcccctcacccccaacTGTAAGTGGATCCAGAGCCCAACTGTAAGTCAAGTCATCTTTCTAGCatttgagcacctgctgtatgccaAGGCTGGGGTAACAACTAAGGCAGGAGCTCGGCCGGCTGGAGGATCCAGTCACACAAAGAGATGGACTAACACCCAGCAAGGCTGTGTTGTCACCAAGGCAAAAGCTCTCCTGCAGGACACAGAGGGTGGGCCCCCAACCCTGCCTTGGGAACCGGGACTCGACAAAGGAGGGGATGACAGCAATGTTGCCAAGGGTGACAAGGAgtttctgggaaaacaggggggcagggaagggttGTTCCAGGCACAGGCACACAGGTGCAGACAGGAGGCCACAGGAATGTGACCCGGGGTCGCCCAGAGGGTCCCTGTGCAGGCCGAgctgcagggagggggtgggggcagcagagcaAGACAGGCTGCAGCTGGTGACACCTGTGGCCGATGGCGGGAGTGACTCAGTCAGGAATGTGGCCTCATCTGGCGCTGGGCCCCTGCCTCTAACTAACTGAACCAGACACCACTGCAGATACTGTAGGACAAAAAGCTGAGTATTACCAATTTCTTACGGTTCAACCTACAAAATCTCAAGGTACACCCAAGGATGCTGAGGTGGCCTCCTGGGCATCCAGACAAGGGACCCGCCAGGGGACAGGACCAATGTGCTGATTTACATGTCCTTCCTGACTGGCCCCCCGTTTCCAGAAGTGGCCGCCTAGGCCTCAGGCCCCAGAGCTGGTTTCTGGTGATCCTTCTGGTATTTCTAACTGCCgcccctcctctgctccctgtCCGGCACCCTGGTTTCTGGTCATCTTGGGGAAAATTTCATGGATCAGAGGGCTCACAGCCCTGCAGGGTAACTGATCACATGTCTCTCTTTCCGGACAGGCAGATTGAACTTTGTTAACTTACGCATCTTTATAGTTTCAGGGCCtcgcacagtgcctggtacataatcAGCTTTCCAATATCAATAATAAacaggcgttcctgctgtgggagAGTGGGTttaaaatctgactgcagtggttcaggtctctgtggaggtgcaggttctgtACCCTGCCcagtttagtgggttaaaggatctggggttgccccaGCTGAGGTTCAAGTCAAAGCTGcacctcagatttgatccctgatccgggaatttctgtataccatgggtgtggcaatgaaacaaataaaatataaaataaaataaaaaataaaacaaaaccacccAGCCCCAGGTCTGCATGAGACCCAAGAGAAAAGCATCATGGAAACTGGCCAGCACAGCCCGGGCCTCCCTGAGGCACCTTTGGGGAGGAGCCTGCTTCCACCTCCAGCCCTCGGGCCATGCCCACTTGGCCGCCTGTGTCCTGAGCGTACCTGGTCTCCCCAGGAAGGAAGGTGATGGGCATGGTCTCTGGGCAGCCTTGGCCAGGGTGCCAGCTGGCTTTGCAGGCCGAGCAGAATTCCGTGTCGCAGGCTTTGCACTGCACCAGCTGTGGCGTCTGTAGCCCCATCTCCTGGAGCTGGCACACAGCCTGGCAGGTGGACGCCGGGCACCAAGTCCGACAGGGGTCCAGGAGCACCTCTggcacaggggggaaaaaaaaatgggtgcgTCAGTCCGCAGGACCAAGGATCTGGCAGAACTTTGGACGGAAGGTCACATCAGCGTGTGGAGAATGTCAAGGTCAGACATAACACGCCCTTCACCATCCAGGGCCTGTCTGGCTTTCTCCCCTCTCCAGCCacaccctacccccaccccactcacACTGGGGGGCAGcagatccccaccccacccccgatcCTCAAGAACCCCTATATCCTGGAAGCCTCAAGGTCCAGGCCGTGCCTCTGGCGTCCCTGCCCGCCTGCCCAGGACACGGCTTCCACCAGCCAGGCTCCAGCCTCAGGCTCATAGCCTCACAGCCTGGCCCAGTGAGCAGCACAGTCGGCACCCCAAAATGCCCACTaaggatggaaagaaaagagagaaggcaggTGGCCGCCTCTTCCTCTCATCAAAGGCCTCATCCGCCTGTGACTGCCTCCCGCCAAGTTTAAGTCAAAGCACTGAGGTGAGACCTG
It encodes the following:
- the RNF144A gene encoding E3 ubiquitin-protein ligase RNF144A isoform X3, which encodes MVAAEIMQRYKKLQFEREVLLDPCRTWCPASTCQAVCQLQEMGLQTPQLVQCKACDTEFCSACKASWHPGQGCPETMPITFLPGETSSAFKLEEDDAPIKRCPKCKVYIERDEGCAQMMCKNCKHAFCWYCLESLDDDFLLIHYDKGPCRNKLGHSRASVIWHRTQVVGIFAGFGLLLLVASPFLLLATPFVLCCKCKCSKGDDDPLPT